One Neodiprion pinetum isolate iyNeoPine1 chromosome 1, iyNeoPine1.2, whole genome shotgun sequence genomic window carries:
- the LOC124210666 gene encoding acyl-CoA Delta-9 desaturase-like isoform X1, translating to MFFPSACRLFRFIVRTRVRMSPNITSAPTGVLFEGETVEDTTIVAPEIQKEKPQYVRQIVWRNVIIFVYLHLTALHGFYRIFTSAKLTTTIFAFFLYQLSGLGITAGAHRLWAHKSYKAKWQLRLLLTTFNTLAFQDAVLDWARDHRVHHKYSETDADPHNAKRGFFFAHVGWLLCRKHPDVKQKGKGIDLSDLESDPILAFQRKYYMFIMPLICFILPTVIPVFCWDETWSNAYLIPAVLRYVVTLNATWLVNSAAHLFGSKPYDKFINPSENGGVAFVALGEGWHNYHHVFPWDYKTAELGNYRCNLTTAFIDFFAKIGWAYDLKSVSTDMVRKRVERTGDGSHEVWGWGDKDQPQEEREGAIITHQKAQ from the exons ATGTTTTTTCCATCAGCATGTaggctattcagatttatcGTCAG AACTAGAGTAAGGATGTCGCCGAACATAACGAGCGCACCAACGGGGGTGCTTTTCGAGGGCGAGACGGTGGAAGACACGACGATCGTGGCGCCAGAAATCCAAAAAGAGAAGCCACAGTACGTCAGACAAATCGTCTGGCGAAATGTAATCATATTTGTCTACCTCCACCTCACCGCTCTCCACGGCTTCTACCGTATTTTCACCTCTGCCAAATTAACAACTACGATATTcg CATTTTTCCTGTACCAGCTATCCGGTCTGGGTATTACGGCTGGTGCACACAGACTTTGGGCCCATAAATCCTACAAAGCCAAATGGCAACTAAGGCTACTGCTCACCACCTTCAACACGCTGGCGTTTCAG GACGCGGTCTTAGATTGGGCTCGAGATCACAGAGTGCATCACAAATACAGCGAAACAGACGCTGATCCGCATAATGCGAAGAGGGGATTTTTCTTCGCTCACGTTGGATGGCTATTGTGCCGAAAACATCCGGACGTTAAGCAAAAGGGCAAAGGTATCGACCTCAGTGACCTTGAGAGCGACCCCATACTTGCCTTCCAGAGAAA GTACTACATGTTTATCATGCCGCTGATATGTTTCATCCTGCCAACGGTAATTCCTGTCTTCTGCTGGGACGAAACGTGGAGCAACGCTTATCTCATACCAGCCGTTCTGAGGTACGTCGTAACCCTGAACGCAACGTGGCTCGTCAATTCAGCGGCCCATCTATTCGGCAGCAAACCCTATGACAA GTTCATAAACCCCTCGGAGAATGGGGGAGTGGCGTTCGTCGCCCTGGGTGAAGGATGGCACAACTACCACCACGTGTTTCCGTGGGATTACAAAACGGCGGAGCTTGGTAACTACAGATGCAATCTGACGACGGCGTTCATCGATTTCTTTGCTAAAATCGGTTGGGCCTACGATTTGAAGAGCGTTTCGACCGACATGGTCAGAAAACGAGTAGAGAGGACGGGGGATGGCAGCCACGAGGTTTGGGGATGGGGGGACAAGGATCAACCCCAGGAGGAACGAGAAGGAGCTATCATCACCCATCAAAAGGCCCAGTAG
- the LOC124210666 gene encoding acyl-CoA Delta-9 desaturase-like isoform X2 produces the protein MSPNITSAPTGVLFEGETVEDTTIVAPEIQKEKPQYVRQIVWRNVIIFVYLHLTALHGFYRIFTSAKLTTTIFAFFLYQLSGLGITAGAHRLWAHKSYKAKWQLRLLLTTFNTLAFQDAVLDWARDHRVHHKYSETDADPHNAKRGFFFAHVGWLLCRKHPDVKQKGKGIDLSDLESDPILAFQRKYYMFIMPLICFILPTVIPVFCWDETWSNAYLIPAVLRYVVTLNATWLVNSAAHLFGSKPYDKFINPSENGGVAFVALGEGWHNYHHVFPWDYKTAELGNYRCNLTTAFIDFFAKIGWAYDLKSVSTDMVRKRVERTGDGSHEVWGWGDKDQPQEEREGAIITHQKAQ, from the exons ATGTCGCCGAACATAACGAGCGCACCAACGGGGGTGCTTTTCGAGGGCGAGACGGTGGAAGACACGACGATCGTGGCGCCAGAAATCCAAAAAGAGAAGCCACAGTACGTCAGACAAATCGTCTGGCGAAATGTAATCATATTTGTCTACCTCCACCTCACCGCTCTCCACGGCTTCTACCGTATTTTCACCTCTGCCAAATTAACAACTACGATATTcg CATTTTTCCTGTACCAGCTATCCGGTCTGGGTATTACGGCTGGTGCACACAGACTTTGGGCCCATAAATCCTACAAAGCCAAATGGCAACTAAGGCTACTGCTCACCACCTTCAACACGCTGGCGTTTCAG GACGCGGTCTTAGATTGGGCTCGAGATCACAGAGTGCATCACAAATACAGCGAAACAGACGCTGATCCGCATAATGCGAAGAGGGGATTTTTCTTCGCTCACGTTGGATGGCTATTGTGCCGAAAACATCCGGACGTTAAGCAAAAGGGCAAAGGTATCGACCTCAGTGACCTTGAGAGCGACCCCATACTTGCCTTCCAGAGAAA GTACTACATGTTTATCATGCCGCTGATATGTTTCATCCTGCCAACGGTAATTCCTGTCTTCTGCTGGGACGAAACGTGGAGCAACGCTTATCTCATACCAGCCGTTCTGAGGTACGTCGTAACCCTGAACGCAACGTGGCTCGTCAATTCAGCGGCCCATCTATTCGGCAGCAAACCCTATGACAA GTTCATAAACCCCTCGGAGAATGGGGGAGTGGCGTTCGTCGCCCTGGGTGAAGGATGGCACAACTACCACCACGTGTTTCCGTGGGATTACAAAACGGCGGAGCTTGGTAACTACAGATGCAATCTGACGACGGCGTTCATCGATTTCTTTGCTAAAATCGGTTGGGCCTACGATTTGAAGAGCGTTTCGACCGACATGGTCAGAAAACGAGTAGAGAGGACGGGGGATGGCAGCCACGAGGTTTGGGGATGGGGGGACAAGGATCAACCCCAGGAGGAACGAGAAGGAGCTATCATCACCCATCAAAAGGCCCAGTAG
- the LOC124210670 gene encoding carbonic anhydrase 1-like encodes MNNQPSRKQLGQSPINLDEENVIGIQLPPLIMSGHWSQDGYTTLVNTGSTARITLGGERIPATIRGGPFGDDVYQLDEVTFRWGSADCMGAEHTLNGTWFTMEAQALHWNLRYGALEKCWDKRDGLAICAYFLQVYQLPAWEENPLFSKITDNLDKVIQPGISAKITPNSLCWMRQACQTPGYYTYQGSITTSPYHECVTWIIFPEPVRISEHQARMFRSLRNKYGSCIRENHRPVQHLNGRTVYYAS; translated from the exons ATGAATAATCAACCCA GTAGGAAACAGTTGGGTCAGTCCCCTATAAATCTGGATGAAGAGAATGTCATCGGGATCCAGCTCCCACCGTTAATCATGAGCGGACATTGGAGCCAAGATGGCTACACCACGCTCGTTAACACGGGATCAACTG CACGTATCACCCTTGGGGGTGAGAGAATTCCAGCAACCATTCGCGGCGGGCCTTTCGGAGACGACGTATATCAACTCGACGAAGTCACATTTCGTTGGGGTTCGGCGGACTGCATGGGAGCTGAGCACACGTTAAACGGCACGTGGTTCACAATGGAAGCCCAAGCCCTTCACTGGAATTTGCGATATGGTGCTTTGGAGAAGTGTTGGGACAAGCGAGATGGCCTTGCCATTTGTGCCTATTTTCTTCAGGTTTATCAGCTACCAGCCTGGGAGGAGAATCCCCTATTCAGCAAAATCACTGACAACTTGGACAAGGTCATTCAGCCCGGAATATCCGCGAAGATAACTCCAA ATTCGTTGTGCTGGATGAGGCAGGCCTGCCAGACACCGGGATACTACACGTATCAAGGCTCGATCACAACGTCTCCGTATCACGAGTGCGTCACTTGGATAATTTTTCCGGAGCCTGTGAGGATATCCGAACATCAGGCAAGGATGTTTCGTAGTTTACGGAATAAATATGGCAGCTGCATACGCGAAAACCATCGGCCCGTTCAACACCTCAACGGACGAACAGTTTACTATGCTAGTTGA
- the LOC124210667 gene encoding carbonic anhydrase 1-like, which yields MPGNQTRALRRRSMRRQASLRNIASTECCKLSCRAGLRSSKAIKNGATQLKNDGTICTHIKGPTGQSPVDLAPTEVVRNEEFPPLKMTGHWTPLGSAFMYNTGNTAEIRMSLDRPPAILSGGPLKDEYEFAQLHFHWGASNCHGAEHSLNGKLFSMEAHAVHFNKRYETFENCLDKRDGVVVVGYFLQVVGDDRTEDHPQFAKVTDHLHHVVEPNTKAELPHDALAWMKQGRCLCSGYYTYHGSLTTPPYNECVTWILFPDPIRITKRQAELFRNMKSHSGGCITANFRPVQGLNGREIFFGS from the exons ATGCCTGGAAATCAGACTCGCGCTTTACGTCGTCGTTCCATGCGACGCCAGGCTAGCCTTCGGAACATCGCAAGCACCGAGTGTTGCAAATTGTCTTGCCGAGCAG GCCTCCGTTCATCTAAAGCCATCAAAAATGGAGCCACGCAATTAAAAAACGACGGAACGATCTGCACACATATCAAAG GACCTACTGGTCAGTCTCCCGTTGATTTGGCACCTACTGAAGTGGTACGTAACGAGGAGTTTCCACCACTTAAAATGACAGGACACTGGACTCCACTTGGAAGCGCTTTCATGTACAACACGGGAAACACAG CCGAGATTAGAATGAGCCTCGACCGACCGCCTGCCATTTTGTCCGGAGGACCTCTGAAGGACGAGTACGAATTCGCACAGTTGCACTTTCACTGGGGAGCCAGTAACTGTCATGGTGCTGAACACTCTCTCAACGGAAAATT GTTCTCGATGGAAGCACACGCGGTGCATTTCAACAAAAGATATGAGACTTTTGAAAACTGCTTGGACAAGCGTGAcggtgttgttgttgttggctACTTTCTGCAAGTTGTAGGCGATGACAGAACTGAGGATCATCCACAATTCGCAAAGGTTACGGACCACCTCCATCACGTAGTAGAGCCTAACACGAAGGCAGAACTTCCGCATG ACGCTTTAGCCTGGATGAAGCAGGGTCGGTGTCTCTGTAGTGGGTACTACACCTATCACGGCTCTCTTACCACACCACCCTACAACGAATGTGTAACGTGGATCCTGTTCCCGGACCCAATAAGGATCACGAAAAGACAGGCCGAGCTTTTCCGCAACATGAAGTCCCACTCGGGAGGCTGCATTACCGCCAACTTCCGCCCTGTTCAAGGCCTAAACGGaagggaaatattttttggaagTTAA